The following coding sequences are from one Eleginops maclovinus isolate JMC-PN-2008 ecotype Puerto Natales chromosome 13, JC_Emac_rtc_rv5, whole genome shotgun sequence window:
- the ddah2 gene encoding N(G),N(G)-dimethylarginine dimethylaminohydrolase 2, translating to MANMCPYGRFTHAVVRGIPESFGKAGGDSRKNGETSVDLAKAQRQFGCLTGALRQKVGLQLIEIPSDPELPESWRIEDVAVIQGDTALITRPFKQQRRSEAEAVRKVVSELNLTVVEMGAEEGDSGGATLEGSDVLFTGREFFVGISSHTNHRGAEVLADTFRDFAVSTVPVCGGARLRNICSMGGPNTIIISNSDGAKKTLRMMEQLTDHHYEVLTVPEDSAANCIYIKGPSKHDFLLHRPAEECPDSASAFQKLQDYTLLPTACSEASKLGASLSSLCLLINRKHTYF from the exons atgGCAAACATGTGCCCATATGGCCGCTTCACCCACGCTGTGGTGCGGGGCATCCCAGAGTCCTTTGGGAAGGCAGGGGGAGACAGTCGTAAGAACGGAGAGACCTCGGTGGATCTGGCCAAAGCTCAGCGTCAGTTCGGCTGCCTGACAGGAGCCCTGAGGCAGAAGGTGGGCCTGCAGCTGATCGAGATCCCCTCTGACCCCGAGCTGCCAGAGAGCTGGAGGATAGAGGATGTGGCCGTCATCCAGGGAGACACTGCGCTCATCACCAGGCCCTTCAAGCAGCAGAGACGCAGTGAG GCGGAGGCAGTGAGGAAGGTGGTGTCAGAGCTGAACCTGACCGTGGTGGAGATGGGGGCCGAGGAGGGGGACTCTGGAGGGGCAACGCTGGAGGGCAGCGACGTCCTCTTCACAGGGAGGGAGTTCTTTGTCGGTATCTCCTCGCACACCAACCACAGAGGGGCTGAGGTGCTGGCAGACACTTTCAGG GACTTTGCTGTGTCCACTGTCCCCGTCTGTGGTGGGGCCCGACTGAGAAACATCTGCTCTATGGGAGGTCCAAACACAATCATCATCAGCAACAGTGATGGGGCCAAGAAGACCCTCCGG aTGATGGAACAGCTGACTGATCACCATTATGAAGTGCTCACTGTTCCAGAGGACTCAGCAGCAAACTGCATCTACATCAAAGGGCCGTCTAAACATGACTTCCTGCTCCACCGGCCTGCAGAGGAATGTCCTGACAGTGCCTCT gcctTTCAGAAGCTCCAAGACTACACCCTCCTGCCTACTGCCTGCAGCGAGGCCTCCAAACTGGGAGCTTCTTTGTCCTCACTCTGCCTCCTGATCAACAGAAAGCACACTTATTTCTGA